A DNA window from Maribellus comscasis contains the following coding sequences:
- the mazG gene encoding nucleoside triphosphate pyrophosphohydrolase, protein MEKKIEAFKELLDIMDELREKCPWDRKQTLESLRKNTIEETYELAEAILKNDLQEIKKELGDLMLHIVFYAKIGSEKGAFDIGDVLQGINKKLIYRHPHVFGEVDVEGSARKVEENWEALKLKEKGGNKRVLEGVPAAMPALVKANRIQEKASGVGFDWEYKEQVWEKVKEEVNELSFEIEKVDKDKIEAEFGDLFFAMVNAARLYGVDPEAALERTNLKFIKRFNYLESETLLKGKKLHDMSLAEMDAIWEEAKKSE, encoded by the coding sequence GATCGGAAGCAAACACTGGAGTCGTTACGAAAAAATACCATTGAAGAAACCTACGAATTGGCGGAAGCCATTTTGAAAAATGATTTACAGGAAATAAAAAAGGAATTGGGTGATTTGATGTTGCATATTGTTTTTTATGCTAAAATTGGTTCAGAAAAAGGAGCTTTTGATATTGGCGACGTACTTCAGGGAATTAATAAAAAGTTGATTTATCGCCATCCGCATGTTTTTGGAGAAGTTGATGTTGAAGGTTCTGCGCGAAAAGTTGAGGAAAACTGGGAGGCTTTGAAATTGAAAGAAAAAGGGGGAAATAAACGTGTGTTGGAAGGTGTGCCCGCAGCGATGCCTGCGCTGGTAAAAGCCAACCGGATTCAGGAAAAAGCCAGTGGTGTGGGTTTCGATTGGGAATATAAGGAACAGGTTTGGGAGAAAGTAAAAGAAGAGGTGAATGAGTTGAGTTTTGAGATTGAAAAAGTGGATAAAGATAAAATAGAAGCGGAATTTGGAGATTTGTTTTTTGCAATGGTAAACGCCGCCAGACTCTACGGTGTTGACCCGGAGGCTGCATTGGAGCGTACCAATCTGAAGTTTATAAAACGTTTTAATTATCTGGAAAGCGAAACTTTACTAAAAGGAAAAAAACTGCACGACATGAGTTTGGCGGAAATGGATGCGATTTGGGAGGAAGCAAAAAAGAGTGAATAA